The sequence ACGAAAAAGAACAGGTACCCCATGGTAAGCCAAAAATGTTCCCACCGTGCCCAAGCATATCCGCCCAACAAACTTGTCAGCCAGACGACTTGTATCGGCTTATAGATGGCTAAGCCAGTCACGAGCGATCCGAAACCCATCAAAACAACACCGGTATATGCGAATTGCTGGGCTCCGTTAAACTTGCGTTTAGGCGGCTCGATTTTGCTCAAGTGCAGATCGTGCAAAATCACCATCCACGCTTCGCGAAAACTTTTTCGATTCGGCAATAGATGGCGCCACTCTCCCGAGGCAAACGTGTACGTTACGTAGCAAATCCCGTTGATGGCAAATACCCACATAATGGC comes from Pirellulales bacterium and encodes:
- a CDS encoding cytochrome b/b6 domain-containing protein; protein product: MKRLEHKHPRPIRWMHWLNVPLLFGMIWSGLMIYWANDVFRIGIGNWTLAHFFPDWFYEALRLDHRLAEGMSWHFAIMWVFAINGICYVTYTFASGEWRHLLPNRKSFREAWMVILHDLHLSKIEPPKRKFNGAQQFAYTGVVLMGFGSLVTGLAIYKPIQVVWLTSLLGGYAWARWEHFWLTMGYLFFFVIHISQVIRAGWNNFRAMVTGYELTSTEKPSHD